The genomic segment ATTACCTGTTCAATGATAAAATCATCGCCAGTCGTCACTAGAGTTATTCTAGAGGTATCCGGATCAAGTGTCTCAGCCACATTTAGACTTTCTATATTAAAACCTCTTGCGCTAAATAAACCGGCCACTCTGGAAAGCACTCCAGATTCATTGTCTACAAATAGAGAAATTGTGTGTCTCACTTATTATGAACCTCCGGAATTAATCTAAATTATAATTGATATGGGGAAGTTAACCCAGATCCCAATACTTAAAAAACTTTTCTATTATACTTAAAACTCCAGATTAAGCCACATCAACTGCGCCTAAGATCATATCATTCATTGCGCCGCCTGGTGCTATCATTGGATACACAAGCTCTTCGCAATCTACCATGATTTCCATTAGAACGACACCTTCAGTTGATAGTCCCTCTTTTAGAGTAGCTTCAACCTGCTCTGGTTTATCAGCTCTAATGCCTTTTGCTCCAAAAGATTCAGCTAACATAACAAAATCCGGTAACACCTCAAAATAAGAGGCTGAATAATTTCCTTCGAAGAACATAGTTTGCCACTGTCTCACCATACCATGATGCCTGTTATTAAGCAGTAAGATTTTAAGATCCATTTTGTGCTCAACAGCTGTAGCCAACTCCTGCATGTTCATCTGGAAGCTTCCATCTCCACATACACATACAACCTGTTTGTCTGGACATGCGAATTTAGCTCCCATAGCTGCTGGGAAACCAAATCCCATAGTTCCTAGTCCGCCAGATGTAATATGTGTCCTTGGATAGTTAAATTTGTAGAACTGTGCAACCCACATCTGGTGCTGTCCTACATCAGACACAATTATTGCATCGTCTTCCGTAACTTTGCTTAATGTATCAATTACATATGTTGTTAAAACTTTATCCCCAGTTTGATTGTAACTCATTGGGTGTTTTTCGTCCCATTCATTGATTTGTGCAAGCCACTCTTTTCGGCCTGCAAGATCAATTTTAGATGGAAGCGCTTCGAGCAATTGTTGGAGAACTAGTTTTGCATCACCAAGAATTGGGCAATGTACTACTATATTTTTATCAATTGTAGATGGATCTATATCGATGTGAATAATTTCAGCATCTGGTGAGAACTCATCAAAATTTCCGCCAGTTGCCCTGTCGTCAAACCTAGCGCCGATTGAGATAACTAAATCACTTGAATGAACTGCCATGTTTGCCGCATAGGATCCGTGCATACCTAACATATGAACATATAGCGGATCATCTTGAGGATATGCGCCTAGTCCCATAAGGGTTGAAGTAACTGGAACCTCTAGACGATGTGCAAATTCTATTAGTTCTTCTCTAGCATTTGAGTGTATAAGACCCCCTCCACCAAAAATAATAGGACGTTTGGACTTTAGGATCATGTCCACTGCTTTTTGTATCTGATTTGGATCACCTTTGGTTGGAGGTTTATAACCTCTTAGACTAATTTCCTTAGGTATAACAAGCTCATCCTCTTCTAAAATCACATCCTTTGGCATATCAACAAGAACCGGGCTTGGTCTTCCAGATGAAGCAATATAAAAAGCCTCTTTCATAGTTTTGGGAAGATCTTTTGCTTTCCTAACTAAATAATTATGTTTTGTGCATGGACGAGTAATACCAATGTGATCCGCTTCCTGGAAAGCGTCGCTGCCAAGATATGGAAGTGGAACCTGTCCTGTGAAAACAACAATTGGTGAAGAGTCCATCTGAGCTGTAGCAATGCCGGTTACTGTATTGGTAGCTGCAGGACCGGAAGTGCAAAGTACAACCCCAGGTTTTCCGGAGGCTCTTGCATAGCCGTCCGCCATATGAGTTGCTCCTTGTTCATGCCGTGCCAAAACGTGTTTTATCTTGCCTTCAAACTTGGGCATAACGTCGTAGACTTTAAGCACGTAACCACCTGGAAGTCCGAATATTACGTCTATCCCTTCCTCTATAAGAGTTTCAAAAAACATCTCAGCGCCAATCATTCTAGCCATTTCAAAATACCCCCATGCGGTTTAATTGCCTAATAATTTTTCTTACTTACTTTTGTGCTCGTGTATTTTAGTTTCCATTCGATCTTTCAGAGAAAGCTTTATCTTCTTGAGCCTTCTAACTTCAACTTCATCATCAAGACTTAAGCTTTCTTTATCCTCAAGATTCTTAATTATTTCATCGAGCTCTCTGTGCTCATCATGAATCATCTTAAATTCTTCATCTCCTTCAAGGAGTTGTGCTATTATTTCAGATTCGCTCATCTTATCTCCTTTATCTCTCTTGTCTTGATATCTCTGCCTCGGATTTCCTCATGTAATGAGGAGCCGCTGACATTAATTCATCATAAAGATTATTACTATCTAAATTTGCTTTAAATTTGTCTATAACCGAAAGAGCAACATTTGATGCTCTTGGGTAATTCAAATTTAAAGGGGTAAACATTATACCAGCCCTTAAATTATCTTCCAGGTATTCCCTGTAAAGTAAAGCTCCATCACCAATAAAGATAGTATCATCATTGATAATTTCAACAAGAGCATCGGGAGAAATCACCATGTCCTCGCTAACTCTTTGTAATTTTGCGTTATCTGATTTAAAAAGCGCCGTGAACACCTCTCCTTTTCTAGCATCTATCACAGGACATATGTAATGGGAACTAAAAGGCACATTCATAGCTAGCGCTTGTAGAGAAGAAGCTCCCACAAGAGGAATTCCTAGCGAATAGCAAATGCCTTTTGCCGTTGAAAGTCCTACTCTTAAAGAGGTAAAAGAACCAGGCCCTAGCGATACTGCAACTCCCGTTAAATCAGACTTCTGAGTGTTTAGTTCAGACAAGAGCCAGTCAATCGAAGGAACAAGTTTTTCAGTATGAGACGGTCCAATATTGAAATAATATTCACCTAAAACTCCCTCTTGACTCATAAGAGCAATACTTGCCGAGTATGTTGATGTTTCAATCGCTAATATTCTCATAGCTACTTTCTAAAATCTCCCAGAATAAAAACACAAAATTAGGCAAACTCTAAGTCAAAATTAATTAAAATAGAGCAAATATAAATTATACAATTTTATTAACTTAGGTTAATTATTACTTGAGATTTGCTAACCCACTATTAGCTAGGAAAAGATCAGATCCAAATTACAACTAATAGCCTTTAACCATTACCATTAATCCCATAAACATATTATATTTCTATTTTTGATCTTGGCAAACTAACTACTCTTGTTTCCAACAGTATGTTCAAGTATCTCTTTTTTTAATTTTTCCATTATCTCGGAGTTATCTTTAAGAAATGTCCTTGAGTTTTCTCTGCCCTGCCCCAATCTTTCCCCGTTATATGAATACCAAGTCCCGCTTTTTTCTACTATATTTGCTTTAGTTCCAATATCTATCATCTCACCTGTCTGAGAAATCCCTTCGCCAAACATAATATCAAACTCTGCATTTCTAAACGGCGGCGATACTTTATTTTTCACCACTTTTGCCCTTACCCTATTACCTTTCACATCATCGCCTTCCTTGATTGAACCAATTCTTCGAACATCGATCCTAACCGAGGAATAAAATCTAAGTGCTGTTCCACCACTAGTCGTTTCAGGGTTCATATAAGGAAGGGTTCCGATTTTCATTCTTGTTTGATTGACGAATATCACAAGTGTGTTTGATCTTCCAACTGTCCCGGTTAATTTTCTAAGCGCTTGAGACATTAGCCTTGCCTGAAGTCCAACATGGGCATCTCCCATTTCTCCTTCAATCTCAGCTCTAGGAACAAGAGCTGCAACAGAGTCTAGAACAATTACGTCTACGGCACCAGATCTCACAAGTGTGTCTACAATTTCAAGTGCCTGTTCACCAAAATCTGGCTGAGAAATTAAAAGGTCGTCAACTTTTACTCCGAGTCTTTGTGCATAGTTTGGGTCTAACGCATGCTCCGCATCTACAAATGCCGCGATGCCGCCCTGTTTATGCGCTTCAGCAATTACATGAAGTGCAAGTGTGGTTTTTCCTGATGACTCCGGACCGTAAATTTCTACTACCCTACCCTTTGGAAAACCACCTACCCCAAGGGCAGAATCTAGACCTATTGACCCTGAGGAAATAACTGAAAGCTGAGGTATCGGGGAATCTGATCCTAGCCTCATAATAGACCCTTTACCAAACTGCTTCTCAATTGAAGAGATTGCTTGATCTATAGTCTTTTCTTTTTCACCTGATTTTTTTTCTTCTAAGCTTGTGTTAGTAGTCTCTTCTTTAGCCATAATGCCTCCCAATTATACATTATTTAATAAATTTTTCCTAATTAGATAAAGTGCATTTAAAACTGTTATTAGTTTTATCTCTTCTCTTGTTCCATGAAAGTGAAATTCCCGTGCAACTGAACCGGTTTTATCGCTGTCAAAGCCAATAAACACAGTACCTACGGGCTTTTCCTCACTCCCGCCGCCTGGACCAGCAATCCCTGAGATGCCGATACCTATATCCGAGCCAGAAAGACTCCTCACGCCCTTTGCCATGGCTTGTACCACAGGAGCACTTACAGCTCCATTAGACTCAATCAGCTCGGTTGGAACACCAAGGATTTTTGCTTTTGCCTCGTTGCTGTAAGAAACAACACCTTCAAGGAAATAACTTGAGCTCCCTGGAATATTTGTAATTCTATCAGATAATAGCCCTCCGGTGCATGACTCTGCAGTGGAAATTGTTAAACTTTTTTCTTTGAGCATATTTCCTACTACTTCTTCGAGCATCTCACCATTTGTTGTAAACACATGATACCCAAGCCTTAAATGGACATCATTTAAGAAATCTTCCATCAACGATTCAGTTTCAGAGACCGTATCTGCAAAAGAGGAAACTCTTAAATGTATCTCTCTAAAATGAGCCCTGTAGCCAAGCCTTATTCCATCTCTTTCAATTCCCTCAAGTTTTTGTGCAACTTCTGATTCAGGAAGTCCAAAGGTTTTAACAAGCCTCATGGATGATTTTTTCATGCCCGGATTTCTATGTTTCAGATCAGGAATCACATATTCATCCATCATTGCCCTAAATTCTTTAGGAACTCCTGGGAGAAAATAAAAAACAGTGCTTTCGATATCAGAGCTGAATCCAGGAGCTGTTCCCCACTTGTTTAATAAAACTCTAGAACCTTTTGGTAGATAGACCTGTTTCATATTTGTTTTACTTACTTTTCTTCCAATTTTTTCAAACCTTTCAGTCATCATATCTAAGGCATCTTGATTAAATTCAAGTTCAACTCCAAAGAATTCTGCAGCAACTTCAATTGTTAGATCATCAGGCGTAGGCCCAAGACCTCCTGTTACAATTACGGCGTCCGCTCTATTTTTTGCATTATTAAAAGCTGAGCTCAGTACCTCTTTGTCATCGCCAACAGTGGTATGGTAGGCAATATTAAAGCCAAGCCCGGTAAGCATCTGACCAGCCCACTGAAAGTTGCCGTCCCTAGTAAGACCGCTCATAAGCTCGTCGCCAGTTGTAAGAATTTCTATCTTCATTTTTATGTCCAAAAAACCCAGTGACCGAATATATGAAGCGTAATACAAGCGTAGACTCCAGCCGCTACATCATCCAGAACAACTCCCCATCCATTTGGAATACGTTCAAACTTCCTTACCGGATAGGGCTTGGTAATATCAAATATTCTAAATAATAAAAACCCAATGAATATATTGCTAACTGTTGGCGGGACCAGAATCATGGTTACCAAAAACCCGCAAACCTCGTCAACCACAATTTGACCCGGATCTTCTTTCTTGTATATCTCTTCCGCTACTTTAGATGCCCAAACAGAGATAAGTATAATTACGACGGTAATCACTAAATATAAGTAAAACGGGGTAAAGGTGAGCGCATAAAAAAGCGGAATAGCAGCCAGTGTACCGAACGTCCCAGGACCTATAGGGATTAAGCCAACATAGAAAAATGTAGCTATTATATTTGCAAGAGACTTTTTAGCACCCATTTAAAAATGAGTTTGCATCTTTGACTGACGGTGTCAAGAAATAGTGTCATTAACTTTAACAAATATCTAAAGTAGACTAGAGATAAATCACATTTATATATTATAAGGCGTGTCAGCAAATCCTTGATATTCCACTCAAACTACGTAATATCTGTACAGAAATTTTAAACAACATGTATGGAGAGAATATAAATTATGTCAAACGCACTTGAAAATAAATGGGCACTAATACTCGGCGCTTCTAGCGGTTTTGGAGAGGCCGCAGCACTTGAGCTATCTAAACAAGGAATGAACATCTTTGGCGTACACCTAGACAGAAAAGGAACTATGCCGCACGTTGAGGAAATACAAAACAAGATAAAAGAAAACGGCAGAGAAGCATACTTTTTTAATGTTAACGCTTCAGATCCGGATAAACGAAATGAAGTGCTTGTAGAGATGGAACAGGTACTAGATCAGACAGAAAACCCTGGAAGCTTGAAAGTTCTAATACACTCACTAGCATTTGGTACGCTAAAACCATATATAGCTGATGAGGAAAGAGCTCGCTTATCTAGCAGAAACTTTGACATGACGCTTGATGTGATGGCACACTGCCTTGTTTACTGGACACAAGAAGTAGTAGCCAGAGGACTTATGGGAGAAGGCGGAAGAATCTTTGCTATGACTAGCGCAGGAGGACATAGAATCTGGCCGACATACGGTGCAGTATCAGCTTCTAAAGCTGCGCTTGAGTCTCACATAAGACAGTTAGCGTATGAGTTATCGCC from the Thermodesulfobacteriota bacterium genome contains:
- a CDS encoding phosphatidylglycerophosphatase A, whose protein sequence is MGAKKSLANIIATFFYVGLIPIGPGTFGTLAAIPLFYALTFTPFYLYLVITVVIILISVWASKVAEEIYKKEDPGQIVVDEVCGFLVTMILVPPTVSNIFIGFLLFRIFDITKPYPVRKFERIPNGWGVVLDDVAAGVYACITLHIFGHWVFWT
- a CDS encoding SDR family oxidoreductase, which encodes MSNALENKWALILGASSGFGEAAALELSKQGMNIFGVHLDRKGTMPHVEEIQNKIKENGREAYFFNVNASDPDKRNEVLVEMEQVLDQTENPGSLKVLIHSLAFGTLKPYIADEERARLSSRNFDMTLDVMAHCLVYWTQEVVARGLMGEGGRIFAMTSAGGHRIWPTYGAVSASKAALESHIRQLAYELSPIGITANSIQAGVTLTPALEKIPGNEEIIKHATSVNPAKRLTTTQDVAQAIAALSQPGTHFLTGNVIKVDGGEDLI
- a CDS encoding YdcH family protein, whose protein sequence is MSESEIIAQLLEGDEEFKMIHDEHRELDEIIKNLEDKESLSLDDEVEVRRLKKIKLSLKDRMETKIHEHKSK
- a CDS encoding competence/damage-inducible protein A, whose amino-acid sequence is MKIEILTTGDELMSGLTRDGNFQWAGQMLTGLGFNIAYHTTVGDDKEVLSSAFNNAKNRADAVIVTGGLGPTPDDLTIEVAAEFFGVELEFNQDALDMMTERFEKIGRKVSKTNMKQVYLPKGSRVLLNKWGTAPGFSSDIESTVFYFLPGVPKEFRAMMDEYVIPDLKHRNPGMKKSSMRLVKTFGLPESEVAQKLEGIERDGIRLGYRAHFREIHLRVSSFADTVSETESLMEDFLNDVHLRLGYHVFTTNGEMLEEVVGNMLKEKSLTISTAESCTGGLLSDRITNIPGSSSYFLEGVVSYSNEAKAKILGVPTELIESNGAVSAPVVQAMAKGVRSLSGSDIGIGISGIAGPGGGSEEKPVGTVFIGFDSDKTGSVAREFHFHGTREEIKLITVLNALYLIRKNLLNNV
- the recA gene encoding recombinase RecA: MAKEETTNTSLEEKKSGEKEKTIDQAISSIEKQFGKGSIMRLGSDSPIPQLSVISSGSIGLDSALGVGGFPKGRVVEIYGPESSGKTTLALHVIAEAHKQGGIAAFVDAEHALDPNYAQRLGVKVDDLLISQPDFGEQALEIVDTLVRSGAVDVIVLDSVAALVPRAEIEGEMGDAHVGLQARLMSQALRKLTGTVGRSNTLVIFVNQTRMKIGTLPYMNPETTSGGTALRFYSSVRIDVRRIGSIKEGDDVKGNRVRAKVVKNKVSPPFRNAEFDIMFGEGISQTGEMIDIGTKANIVEKSGTWYSYNGERLGQGRENSRTFLKDNSEIMEKLKKEILEHTVGNKSS
- the tsaB gene encoding tRNA (adenosine(37)-N6)-threonylcarbamoyltransferase complex dimerization subunit type 1 TsaB, with protein sequence MRILAIETSTYSASIALMSQEGVLGEYYFNIGPSHTEKLVPSIDWLLSELNTQKSDLTGVAVSLGPGSFTSLRVGLSTAKGICYSLGIPLVGASSLQALAMNVPFSSHYICPVIDARKGEVFTALFKSDNAKLQRVSEDMVISPDALVEIINDDTIFIGDGALLYREYLEDNLRAGIMFTPLNLNYPRASNVALSVIDKFKANLDSNNLYDELMSAAPHYMRKSEAEISRQER
- the ilvB gene encoding biosynthetic-type acetolactate synthase large subunit, whose amino-acid sequence is MARMIGAEMFFETLIEEGIDVIFGLPGGYVLKVYDVMPKFEGKIKHVLARHEQGATHMADGYARASGKPGVVLCTSGPAATNTVTGIATAQMDSSPIVVFTGQVPLPYLGSDAFQEADHIGITRPCTKHNYLVRKAKDLPKTMKEAFYIASSGRPSPVLVDMPKDVILEEDELVIPKEISLRGYKPPTKGDPNQIQKAVDMILKSKRPIIFGGGGLIHSNAREELIEFAHRLEVPVTSTLMGLGAYPQDDPLYVHMLGMHGSYAANMAVHSSDLVISIGARFDDRATGGNFDEFSPDAEIIHIDIDPSTIDKNIVVHCPILGDAKLVLQQLLEALPSKIDLAGRKEWLAQINEWDEKHPMSYNQTGDKVLTTYVIDTLSKVTEDDAIIVSDVGQHQMWVAQFYKFNYPRTHITSGGLGTMGFGFPAAMGAKFACPDKQVVCVCGDGSFQMNMQELATAVEHKMDLKILLLNNRHHGMVRQWQTMFFEGNYSASYFEVLPDFVMLAESFGAKGIRADKPEQVEATLKEGLSTEGVVLMEIMVDCEELVYPMIAPGGAMNDMILGAVDVA